Proteins encoded by one window of Chloroflexota bacterium:
- a CDS encoding thioesterase family protein, translating to MTDLPLGITGEAKIIVSDENTAKHMGSGAAVVFSTPSLVALMERASIAAVHPYLPPEQTTVGFEVKIKHIAPTPLGMTVTARAELVAVDGHKLTFKVEAIDEQKQVGMGTHRRAIVDLQSFGRETSP from the coding sequence ATGACCGATCTACCATTAGGCATCACCGGTGAGGCCAAGATCATCGTCAGCGATGAGAATACAGCCAAGCACATGGGCAGCGGAGCCGCTGTGGTCTTCTCCACCCCCAGTCTTGTGGCTCTCATGGAGCGGGCTAGCATCGCCGCCGTTCATCCCTATTTGCCTCCTGAACAGACGACCGTTGGCTTCGAGGTCAAAATTAAGCATATAGCCCCTACCCCACTTGGCATGACAGTCACCGCCCGGGCGGAACTAGTAGCCGTTGATGGCCATAAGCTAACCTTCAAGGTAGAAGCCATTGACGAACAAAAGCAGGTGGGCATGGGCACCCATCGCAGAGCCATCGTGGACCTTCAAAGCTTCGGTAGAGAGACATCCCCTTAG
- a CDS encoding alcohol dehydrogenase catalytic domain-containing protein, producing MRALLYRDGVRLETTYPQPQPGQGESLVRVKMAGICNTDVEITRGYRGFSGVLGHEFVGLVERSEDADLIGQRVVGEINCGCGACLYCQQGMHEHCLNRSVLGIAGRDGAFADYLVLPSANLHIVPATIPDEEAVFVEPLAAALEITEQVHIRPTQRVVVLGDGKLGLLAAQVLSLTGCHLTVLGKHPEKLAIVGRRGLETAILGTAEVVGADVVVDCTGQASGFALAKSIVRPRGTIVVKSTFHDDDLLPLSPLVVDEVTVVGSRCGPFKSALRLLERRLVDVASLVTAIYPLDDGVKAFQQASTKGALKILLRT from the coding sequence ATGAGGGCTTTGCTCTATCGTGATGGGGTCAGATTGGAGACCACTTACCCTCAGCCACAGCCCGGCCAAGGTGAGTCCCTAGTACGGGTGAAGATGGCCGGTATCTGTAATACCGATGTCGAAATCACCAGGGGCTATCGTGGCTTCAGCGGCGTGTTGGGACACGAGTTTGTCGGGCTTGTGGAGAGGAGCGAAGATGCCGACCTGATCGGACAGCGAGTAGTGGGGGAGATCAACTGCGGTTGTGGCGCTTGCCTGTACTGCCAGCAAGGGATGCATGAGCACTGCCTCAATCGTAGCGTCTTAGGCATCGCCGGACGCGATGGAGCCTTCGCTGATTACCTGGTTTTGCCCAGTGCTAACCTCCATATAGTCCCCGCTACCATTCCAGACGAGGAGGCGGTCTTCGTCGAACCCCTGGCCGCTGCACTGGAGATCACAGAACAGGTACACATCAGGCCAACCCAAAGAGTGGTCGTCTTGGGAGATGGCAAGCTCGGTCTTCTGGCGGCTCAGGTGCTGAGTCTGACAGGCTGCCACCTCACAGTGCTGGGGAAGCATCCTGAGAAGCTGGCCATCGTTGGCCGACGAGGACTGGAGACAGCCATTTTAGGCACTGCCGAGGTGGTTGGCGCTGATGTGGTGGTCGATTGCACCGGACAAGCCAGTGGGTTCGCCTTGGCGAAATCAATCGTTAGGCCACGCGGTACCATCGTGGTGAAGAGTACCTTTCACGATGATGACCTCCTCCCGCTAAGCCCACTTGTGGTGGATGAGGTGACCGTAGTAGGGTCACGCTGTGGACCGTTTAAGTCCGCACTGCGGTTATTAGAACGCCGCCTGGTGGACGTCGCCTCACTCGTCACAGCCATCTATCCCTTGGACGATGGGGTGAAAGCCTTTCAGCAAGCGTCGACTAAGGGGGCTCTGAAGATTTTACTGCGGACGTGA
- a CDS encoding AAA family ATPase: MRPCTIDEFVGQEHIVGPGKLLRRAIETDRLFSSIILWGPPGTGKTTLAMIIANTTRSHFETLSAVLAGVADIRKVVAEAKERRTFYGQRTILLVDEIHRFNKGQQDALLPHVENGTVILIGATTENPYFEITGPLLSRSRIFQLRPLTEEQTLLLLRRVLEDVERGYGGRSIVVADEALEHLARIAGGDARIALNALELAVESTLPGPDGIICINLDVAQESIQRRAILYDRDGDAHYDTISAFIKSLRGSDPDAALYWLAKMLYAGEDPEFIARRMIILASEDIGLADPQALVVAVAAAQALEWVGLPEAQLNLAEAALYLALAPKSNSVLAITEALRDLERDGKVEVPDHLKDASRDGAAMGHGKGYKYPHAFPGHHVPQQYLPDRLQGRHYYEPGDQGDERHIAERLAMWRRALDEARLQRDEPPSTSR, from the coding sequence AGGAGCACATCGTTGGCCCAGGAAAGCTATTGCGCCGCGCCATCGAGACCGACCGCTTATTCTCATCGATCATCCTCTGGGGACCACCTGGCACGGGTAAGACCACCCTGGCCATGATTATCGCTAACACTACCCGGTCACATTTTGAGACCCTCAGCGCAGTCCTGGCCGGTGTAGCGGATATCCGGAAGGTCGTCGCTGAGGCCAAGGAGCGGCGGACCTTCTATGGCCAGCGCACCATTCTTCTGGTTGATGAAATTCACCGCTTCAACAAGGGGCAACAAGATGCCCTCTTGCCCCATGTGGAGAATGGGACCGTCATCCTCATCGGTGCTACTACGGAGAACCCTTATTTCGAGATCACTGGACCGCTCTTGTCGAGGTCGCGTATCTTTCAGCTGCGGCCCTTGACAGAGGAACAGACGTTGCTCCTGTTACGCCGGGTTCTGGAAGATGTCGAACGCGGCTATGGTGGACGGTCCATAGTTGTGGCGGATGAGGCGCTGGAGCATCTGGCGCGCATCGCTGGCGGCGATGCCCGTATCGCCCTGAACGCTCTTGAACTGGCCGTGGAATCGACCTTGCCGGGGCCTGATGGTATCATCTGCATCAATCTCGATGTGGCTCAGGAATCCATTCAACGGCGGGCCATCCTCTATGACCGGGATGGTGATGCCCATTATGACACCATCTCGGCCTTTATCAAGTCTCTGCGCGGTTCTGACCCCGATGCAGCGTTGTACTGGCTGGCCAAGATGCTCTACGCCGGGGAAGATCCCGAGTTCATTGCCCGGCGGATGATCATCCTGGCCTCGGAGGATATCGGTTTGGCTGACCCGCAGGCGCTGGTAGTAGCGGTGGCTGCGGCCCAGGCGTTAGAGTGGGTGGGGCTTCCCGAGGCGCAGCTCAACCTGGCAGAGGCAGCTCTCTACCTGGCGCTGGCCCCCAAGAGTAACTCGGTGCTGGCAATCACGGAGGCCTTGAGGGATCTGGAACGGGATGGCAAGGTCGAAGTGCCAGACCATCTCAAGGATGCTAGCCGAGATGGTGCCGCGATGGGACACGGTAAAGGCTACAAATACCCCCACGCCTTCCCTGGCCACCACGTGCCCCAGCAATATCTCCCGGATAGGTTGCAGGGGCGACATTACTACGAGCCAGGTGATCAGGGTGACGAGCGACATATCGCTGAGCGACTGGCAATGTGGCGCAGGGCCCTAGACGAGGCTCGTCTTCAACGAGATGAGCCGCCGTCTACCTCACGGTGA